The genomic stretch AAGTCAATTGCCACGAAAATAAAGAACAATACTTTATGTGTACCCATAGCTCCAACTGTCATGAAGAGACTAAAAATAAGATACCCAATAAAAGCTACGCCCAACTGATGGCCGTCTGCTCCTGTCTGCAAGCTTTCTCCAAGTGCTCCAAGCTGCATAAGCCAGCTCATCCCCACGCCGAACCAGAAAAGTCCAAAAGCGCCAAAAGCTGTTGCTCCAAAAATATTATTGTGTTTGAAATCCTGAATCGAAGCGATCAGCTGTGCAATTCCTCCTAAGAAAAATGCCCATGGCAGGATCATAGAAAGTCCATCCGTTAAACCTAGCTTCTGAGAAGATGCAACAAGCGTTACCATTGCCAGACCGAATAATCCTAATGCACTCGGGTCAGCTGTAACGATCTTCACTGATGTTTTTGATGTTTCCAAAATGAATACCCCTTTCATATTTATCTTTATATTGGAAATATACGGGAGATCAATTGCAAGAAAATTTAGTATAATTATATGAATGCCCGTTTTGTCCAAATACAGCAGATTTTCTAATCATACACATTTTATAGGGGAGAATCTAGTCTATGCGTAAATTTAAGATTGAAGAAACCAGTATTTCATCCTTACAAGCAGACCTTGCATCCGGGAAAGTATCCTCCGTGACGCTAGTGCAGACATATCTGGAGCGAATTGCGAAAAGAGATTCAAGTAAAGACGGAACGAACAGTATATTGGAAATCAATCCTGATAGCTTATTTCTTGCTGAACAAATGGACAAAGAGAGAAAAGAACAACACTTGCGCGGAGAACTTCACGGTATCCCTGTCCTCTTAAAGGACAATATCAATACAGCAGATGGTATGCATACAAGTGCGGGTGCTCTCGTGCTGGCCCATCATTATGCTAAAACTGATGCCTTCATTGTCAAAAAGCTGCGAGAAGCAGGTGCCATTATTTTAGGCAAAGTGAACATGACAGAATGGGCTAATTTTATGTCCGATCCTATGCCGAATGGCTTTAGTAGCCGTGGCGGTCAAGTTCGCAATCCGTATGGCAGCTTTGACGTTGGTGGTTCAAGTTCGGGCACTGGAGCTGCTATAGCTAATAACCTCGCCGCTGTAGGTATTGGTACGGAGACCAGTGGTTCTATTCTCAGTCCCGCAAGCAGTAACTCATTAGTCGGGATTAAACCAACTGTCGGGCTCGTCTCTCGAACTGGTATTATCCCGATTGCACACAGCCAGGATACCGCTGGACCGATGACAAGAACTGTTCGAGATGCAGCGATGTTGCTCCAAGTAATAGCAGGTTCAGATGCACGTGATCCTGCAACACTCGCCGCACCCCAAGTACCGAATTATACAGAGTTTCTGAAGAACAAGGGACTGCAAGACAAGCGTCTTGGTATTGATGGACGCACATTAGAAAATTTAGATCCAGACAGACTGGAACTGATGGAGAGAGCATTTGCTGTCTTACGTGAGGAAGGGGCTGAACTTATTGATGTGTATGTGCCAGAGATCACGCGAGATTCAAGCGTCTTATTTCACGAGTTTAAACATGGGGTAAACCGCTACTTGCAGTCTGTGGAATCTTACTTACCGGCTCATACACTAAAAGAGGTAATTGACTGGAACCGCATGCACACCGATAATGCTTTACCATATGGTCAGGATCTGTTAGAAGCAGCTGAGAAAACAGACGGCACATTAAAACAAAGTAACTATTTAGCGGACCGTTTAGCAGATATTCACGACTCCCAAACAGAAGGCATTGATAAAATCATGACAGAATCTACTTTAGATGCTATTGTCTTTCCAAGCTATCATGGGTGTGATATTGCAGCAAAAGCGGGTTATCCTTCCATAACTGTTCCAGCAGGTTACACAAAGACTGGAGAGCCGTTTGGAATTACGTTTACTGCTGGTGCTTTTGAGGAATCTACCTTAATAGAAATCGGCGGCAGCTATGAAAGTGTCACAAAGCATCGAAGAGCTCCAAATTAATCTATTCTAAATTACAGTTGAAATCTCTTGCCTTGTATAGTAAGGTTATAGAGGTTTTAAATTGCATAAGAACTCATTAATTTGCATAGCCAATCATTAATTACAGCTTGTTTGTATGTATCTCTCAAGCGTAAAGCTGCCGAAGCTCGGCACATTTTGAGCGGGCACTATCTTTTTTATTTAGAATGACACTGTTGTATATAATAAGCCGTTCGGATAGAGCAAGTGTATCCGCTGCGGCTTTTTTTAGTAAACAAATAAAACAAGCCCATACTATAGACGAGGTGAAAGAAGTGAGCAAACAACATAACAAGACGGAACCTGGACTGCAACGAAAGCTCAAAGCCCGTCATTTGGGGATGATCTCCCTTGGAGGAACAATTGGAACAGGGTTGTTCCTAGCAAGCGGCGGAGCGATCAGCCAAGCAGGTCCCGGTGGCGCGCTGCTTGCATACGCTCTAATTGGCAGCATGGTGTTCTTCCTAATGACCAGTTTGGCAGAGATGGCAGCCTTCATGCCTGTATCCGGAAGCTTTAGCACATATGCTACCAAATTCATTGATGAATCACTTGGCTTTGCCCTCGGTTGGAATTATTGGTTCAGCTGGGCAACTACCATTGCGGCAGAACTCGTAGCTGTCACGCTCATTATGGATTTCTGGTTTCCAGATGTACCGTCTTGGATTTGGAGCGGTATCAGCCTGATCATCATGTTTTTATTGAATTATATTTCTGTTAAAGGCTTTGGAGAATCTGAATATTGGTTCTCTCTTATTAAAGTAATCACTGTCATTGTATTTATTATCGTCGGCGTATTAATGATCATTGGCATTTTTGGCGGAGAATCTCCTGGTTTCTCAAACTTCACAGTAAAAGATGCTCCGTTCAATGGCGGCTTTCTTGCATTACTTGGGGTGTTCATGGCAGCAGGGTTCTCCTTCATGGGAACCGAACTATTAGGAGCTGCTGCAGGTGAAGCAGATAATCCAAAAGTATCCATACCGAAAGCAATTCGATCTGTTTTCTGGCGAATTCTTTTGTTCTATATTCTAGCAATATTCGTTATTGGTATGCTCATTCCTTATACAACGGAGAGTTTGGCAAGCGAAGACGTTCGACTAAGTCCTTTCACTTTAGTGTTTGAGAAGGCTGGGATTGCTTTTGCTGCATCTGTCATGAACGCTGTTATTTTGACTGCTGTGCTGTCAGCTGGTAACTCCGGCATGTATGCCAGCACTCGGATGTTATGGAATCTTGCAAAAGAAGGAAAAGCTCCGCGTTTTCTTGGCAAACTGAATAAAAACGGCGTACCGGTAAACGCTTTGCTTGCAACAGCAGCTGTCGGATGCGCGGCCTTCCTTACCTCATTCTTCGGCAATGGTATCGTCTATACATGGCTCCTGAGTGTATCAGGAATGACTGGATTTATTATCTGGATCGGGATTGCTGTCAGTCACTATCGCTTCCGTAAAGCTTATGTGGCGCAAGGATATGACATCAAAGACTTGCCTTACACAGCGAAGTTTTACCCATATGCGCCGTTGTTTGCACTCACCTTGAGTATCTTTGTCATTATTGGACAAAGTGTCTCATCCTTTACAGAGAACGGATTTGACTGGGGCGGTTTTATTGCTTCCTATATCGGAATCCCGATCTTCTTGCTGTGCTGGATTATCTATAAAGTGAAATACAAAACAAAAGTGCATAAATTAGAGGATGTTGATTTAACAACTCCTGAACATGAAACAGCCCCGGACTAATGTCCGAGGCTGTTTTTTCATTACTAATAAGGCATTGATATAGCCAACGCGATAATGAAGATTAAATAAAGAACGAAAAGACCTTGATAGCATAAACCAATGATGGCACATACTCTTCCGCCTAAGTACAATGCTTTAATTGCCTCCGTATCCTCTGTAGTCTTAAGACTCTTGTTAGCAAATATAATTGCTATGATACCTGTAATAAGACCAATAACAGGCAGGAAGATAGCTAAAATTCCTAATGCTAATGTACCTGACGGCGAATAACGTTTTTCTTCCATGACTAAATCCCTCCCTTTTTCTCTCTATCTTTATTCCCGTACGAACTGCTTTTATAGCACATTTTCCAAATCATAGAAAAAGCATGCAGCTGCACCGCATGCCTTCCCATACTTACTTGAATACATTCTTCACTTTTTCAACCGTATAATGACTGCCGCCCTTATCTTGTACATCTTCTATCATCATACTAATCAGCATATCTTGCTTATCATAATCATATGCTACAAACCAGCCGTTTTCTTTCCCATTTTCATCATCTTTGCTTTGCTTCAGCTCAGCTGTACCAGTCTTACCCGCAATCGTTAAACCGTCCACTGCAGGCTGATGAGCTGATCCGCGTTCATCTTCTACAACACCGCGAAGACCCTCTGTAATCGCATTTGCTCCATCAGCCGGCAGAACATCCTCATGCCACACTGCAGGTTCAGCTGCTTTTGATTTCAGCAATGTAGGTTTAATCAGATTCCCATCATTTAAGAATGGTGTATAAGCAGCGGCTAAATGCAGCGGAGACATGAGTACTTGACCCTGACCATATCCAGAGTCCGCCAGCAATGTTTCACTGTTAAGACCATCATTTGAAACAGATGATGCTTTTGTTGGGAATGCGTAGTCTAATTCCTCATCAAAGCCGAATGACTCCAGACCTTTTTGGAAGTTTTCTGCCCCTGTATCCACCGCTGTCATAGCGAAATAAATATTATCGGAAGTAATCAGCGCATTCTCCAAGTCAACATCACTTAAACTACTCGATACACGTGTAACACTGTAGTCACCGAATTTGCCATCATTATCCCACGTTTTTCCTTCAATATGTTTCGCCTCATCAGGTGTGATAACACCATTTTCTAAGCCAACCGCTGCTGTTAACGGCTTGATTGTAGAACCAGGTGCGTATGTTTTATTAAACTTTGCAGAAAATGGACTGTTCTCATTATTAGACAGCTTTTCATATTCCTCTGCATCCCAGCCGAAAATGAAATTATTCGGATCATAAGATGGTGTGCTTACTAAGGCTAATGTTGCTCCGGTTTTCGGATCTATTGCTGCAGATGCACCGCTATCATCCTTCAGCTGGTTATAGATCTCTTTTTGCGTTTCGCTATCAATTGTTGTTTCAACATCTTCCCCATTTTGAACTTCGGTTTCTGCAATAATTTCTTGTTCTTCACTAGAGTCTGTGTAAATCTTCCAGCCGATTTCACCCCGAAGTTTATCTTCAAAGACAGATTCTAATCCAGTCGAGCCGACATAAGAAGTCGAACTATAATTGGAAGCATTGTCGTCTTCCTCTAAGAAATCTGCATCTACTTTCTTCACATAACCAGTCAAATGTGCTGCAGCTTCTCCAAGTGTGTAAAATCTGGAAGTAGTTTCTGTACTTTGTACACCAGGTAAAGCGGTCACTTCTTTCGCGAGATCACGCTCATCTGGGCGCAATGTCTTGATGGGAACATTTACCTCATCCGTCACCCAGCTTTGCTCTAATAGCGAATCAATCTCTTCCCTATCCATCTCCAAAATCTCTGCTACTTGATTCAAAGTCTCATCTTTTGTCTTGCCGTCAGCTTCAAGCTGACCTGGGATAAGTCCAATGGATGGTACAGTTGCATTAAATGCCAGCTCTGCTCCATTTGCATCAAGAATACGACCCCGCTCTGGTTCAATTGATGATATCCGCACACTTTCTTCTCCGTTCAACTGCGCAAAGATATAAGATGGATCCCAGTTTACTTTCCAAGCTGCCCCATCTTCTCCGTCCACTTTCACAAGCTCTGCATCCTTATCAAAAGCTACTTCTCCAGCAACCGTCTGCATAGAGACAGATAATGGAAGCTGCTGGGTATCTGCATCAGATTTCGCTTCTTCCTCGGAGACTTCGCCAACTTTCACTTTTAAATCCGTGACGCCAGCTTGTTCATAAATATCTGTATAACGTTTAACAAACGCTTCCTTGGTAATATCCTGTTGCGATTCTTCTGTCAACTGACTGTACATCTTATCGAAATCCTGTGAATTCCAATTGTCAACGAACTCATTCAAGCCATCTTTGGCTGACTGATCATCCGAACAAGCGGAAAGCAAGAATAGCGCACTCACGATAAATAAAACTGCTGCTAGACGTTTCATAGTTCACCTTTCCTCTTCAATATGCTGTCCCCAATTATAGCATAGCAAAGGAAAAACTTTGCAGAATTAACCCAAGTATTTCCCAGGAAATAACCTAACTATGTCGCTAATGAGCTTTTATTACAAGTTATCAAATAACAAACCGAACTGCAGAGAATCCT from Terribacillus sp. DMT04 encodes the following:
- a CDS encoding acetate uptake transporter — protein: METSKTSVKIVTADPSALGLFGLAMVTLVASSQKLGLTDGLSMILPWAFFLGGIAQLIASIQDFKHNNIFGATAFGAFGLFWFGVGMSWLMQLGALGESLQTGADGHQLGVAFIGYLIFSLFMTVGAMGTHKVLFFIFVAIDFLFIGLSLSSFDIAYEVTHTIAGIAELIISLLSFYGSAAAVLNGHYGHTVLPIGKAFGRFIKKD
- a CDS encoding amidase family protein; translated protein: MRKFKIEETSISSLQADLASGKVSSVTLVQTYLERIAKRDSSKDGTNSILEINPDSLFLAEQMDKERKEQHLRGELHGIPVLLKDNINTADGMHTSAGALVLAHHYAKTDAFIVKKLREAGAIILGKVNMTEWANFMSDPMPNGFSSRGGQVRNPYGSFDVGGSSSGTGAAIANNLAAVGIGTETSGSILSPASSNSLVGIKPTVGLVSRTGIIPIAHSQDTAGPMTRTVRDAAMLLQVIAGSDARDPATLAAPQVPNYTEFLKNKGLQDKRLGIDGRTLENLDPDRLELMERAFAVLREEGAELIDVYVPEITRDSSVLFHEFKHGVNRYLQSVESYLPAHTLKEVIDWNRMHTDNALPYGQDLLEAAEKTDGTLKQSNYLADRLADIHDSQTEGIDKIMTESTLDAIVFPSYHGCDIAAKAGYPSITVPAGYTKTGEPFGITFTAGAFEESTLIEIGGSYESVTKHRRAPN
- a CDS encoding amino acid permease, producing MKEVSKQHNKTEPGLQRKLKARHLGMISLGGTIGTGLFLASGGAISQAGPGGALLAYALIGSMVFFLMTSLAEMAAFMPVSGSFSTYATKFIDESLGFALGWNYWFSWATTIAAELVAVTLIMDFWFPDVPSWIWSGISLIIMFLLNYISVKGFGESEYWFSLIKVITVIVFIIVGVLMIIGIFGGESPGFSNFTVKDAPFNGGFLALLGVFMAAGFSFMGTELLGAAAGEADNPKVSIPKAIRSVFWRILLFYILAIFVIGMLIPYTTESLASEDVRLSPFTLVFEKAGIAFAASVMNAVILTAVLSAGNSGMYASTRMLWNLAKEGKAPRFLGKLNKNGVPVNALLATAAVGCAAFLTSFFGNGIVYTWLLSVSGMTGFIIWIGIAVSHYRFRKAYVAQGYDIKDLPYTAKFYPYAPLFALTLSIFVIIGQSVSSFTENGFDWGGFIASYIGIPIFLLCWIIYKVKYKTKVHKLEDVDLTTPEHETAPD
- a CDS encoding DUF4190 domain-containing protein, with protein sequence MEEKRYSPSGTLALGILAIFLPVIGLITGIIAIIFANKSLKTTEDTEAIKALYLGGRVCAIIGLCYQGLFVLYLIFIIALAISMPY
- a CDS encoding penicillin-binding transpeptidase domain-containing protein, which produces MKRLAAVLFIVSALFLLSACSDDQSAKDGLNEFVDNWNSQDFDKMYSQLTEESQQDITKEAFVKRYTDIYEQAGVTDLKVKVGEVSEEEAKSDADTQQLPLSVSMQTVAGEVAFDKDAELVKVDGEDGAAWKVNWDPSYIFAQLNGEESVRISSIEPERGRILDANGAELAFNATVPSIGLIPGQLEADGKTKDETLNQVAEILEMDREEIDSLLEQSWVTDEVNVPIKTLRPDERDLAKEVTALPGVQSTETTSRFYTLGEAAAHLTGYVKKVDADFLEEDDNASNYSSTSYVGSTGLESVFEDKLRGEIGWKIYTDSSEEQEIIAETEVQNGEDVETTIDSETQKEIYNQLKDDSGASAAIDPKTGATLALVSTPSYDPNNFIFGWDAEEYEKLSNNENSPFSAKFNKTYAPGSTIKPLTAAVGLENGVITPDEAKHIEGKTWDNDGKFGDYSVTRVSSSLSDVDLENALITSDNIYFAMTAVDTGAENFQKGLESFGFDEELDYAFPTKASSVSNDGLNSETLLADSGYGQGQVLMSPLHLAAAYTPFLNDGNLIKPTLLKSKAAEPAVWHEDVLPADGANAITEGLRGVVEDERGSAHQPAVDGLTIAGKTGTAELKQSKDDENGKENGWFVAYDYDKQDMLISMMIEDVQDKGGSHYTVEKVKNVFK